In Salvelinus alpinus chromosome 20, SLU_Salpinus.1, whole genome shotgun sequence, a genomic segment contains:
- the LOC139546990 gene encoding anterior gradient protein 3-like encodes MTTMYRWSLFALLFVTCMEVSLQKKTRKGTQTLSRGWGDYIAWVNTYEEALMTMKESKKPLMVIHHMEDCPHSQALKKAFAVDKTVQKMAQKDFVMLNLMHETTDRNLAADGNYVPRIIFVDPSMTVRLDLVGKYSNRLYTYEPSDITYLARNMKKAKLLLHTEL; translated from the exons ATGACAACCATGTATCGCTGGTCTCTCTTTGCATTGCTCTTTGTTACCTGTATGGAAGTTTCCCTACAGAAGAAAACAAGGAAAGGCACTCAAACTCTCTCAAGAG GATGGGGAGATTACATTGCATGGGTCAATACCTATGAGGAAGCCCTGATGACAATGAAAGAAAG TAAGAAGCCTCTGATGGTCATTCATCACATGGAAGATTGTCCTCATAGTCAAG CTCTGAAGAAGGCGTTTGCTGTTGATAAAACCGTACAGAAAATGGCCCAAAAGGATTTTGTTATGCTCAATTTGATG CATGAGACTACAGACCGTAATCTGGCAGCAGATGGCAACTACGTTCCAAGAATCATCTTTGTTG ATCCATCCATGACCGTGCGTTTAGACCTCGTTGGGAAGTACAGTAATCGCCTGTACACCTACGAGCCGAGCGACATCACATACT TGGCCAGGAACATGAAAAAAGCCAAGCTTCTACTGCACACTGAACTGTGA